The Haladaptatus cibarius D43 genome includes a window with the following:
- a CDS encoding rolling circle replication-associated protein: protein MSITNHSRSVGRILDGLEGNHRDNRQDFPTSTTTPVRFPWSDLDRAHDWTRVYKYLLDNPSGVPLSRLCECLFGDISSEGRTYSTKDYEATRRFLESSDIAVLNVSGPQISAQPSLEAFSLDLGKQISNRNAEQPTEALESPKNTVSGQLQLSHKEFTRSLVSAIDGIHSVETAQTVARPYLRYLDSIEDKHLIFEDQTMPAENYMLMPYHTRFNDEKRCADQWRRYHNAWDRATDRYTDGVHLTLTTDPNRYDSIKAMTDGIFKAWGKLLETLNNRYGGDSRLDYIRALEWTTKGYPHLHVVVFGVRYVPHSWLSHYWATNCDHGEMVWCDRLSNRGSEWIHHNKQQQENFNAKAYLGDYLSKTFENIEIGVTEQFNEVTDLEGAQIGAKKDGSPLYDYEQCGIWKMALYWATGRQFWDCSHGLKEPNPDCLQDVPGLGETKLERLQDAGIHTLSHIRLASRDDLEEIDGLGASLVSDLLHFAGEPSDFDLGRWTFKGAASYEQIPLHVVQNATVLGVPPLSSEGATS from the coding sequence ATGTCCATAACCAATCACTCCCGGTCGGTCGGGAGAATCTTGGACGGTCTCGAAGGCAACCACCGAGATAACCGGCAAGATTTTCCTACGTCTACAACTACTCCCGTCCGCTTCCCTTGGTCTGACCTCGACCGCGCTCACGACTGGACGCGCGTTTATAAATACCTGCTCGATAACCCTTCTGGCGTCCCTCTGTCCCGTCTCTGCGAATGCCTCTTTGGTGACATATCGTCCGAAGGACGGACCTACTCCACGAAAGACTACGAAGCCACTCGGCGGTTTCTCGAATCGTCCGACATTGCGGTTCTCAACGTCTCTGGCCCCCAAATTTCGGCACAGCCGTCCCTAGAGGCGTTTTCACTTGACCTCGGTAAGCAAATTTCCAACCGGAATGCTGAACAGCCAACTGAGGCCCTCGAGAGTCCCAAAAACACCGTTTCCGGCCAACTGCAACTATCACACAAAGAATTCACTCGCTCCCTCGTCTCTGCAATCGACGGAATCCACTCCGTCGAGACCGCGCAAACCGTCGCTCGTCCGTACCTGCGCTACCTCGACTCCATCGAAGACAAACATCTCATCTTCGAAGACCAAACGATGCCTGCGGAAAACTATATGCTGATGCCCTATCACACCCGCTTCAACGACGAGAAACGTTGTGCTGACCAGTGGCGACGATACCACAATGCGTGGGACAGGGCTACCGACCGTTACACAGATGGTGTACACCTAACCCTCACGACCGACCCAAACCGATACGACTCTATCAAGGCCATGACTGACGGGATTTTCAAGGCGTGGGGCAAACTGCTCGAAACGCTCAATAATCGGTACGGCGGTGACTCCCGCCTCGACTACATCCGCGCTCTGGAATGGACCACAAAAGGCTATCCTCATCTTCACGTCGTCGTCTTCGGTGTCCGCTACGTTCCGCATTCGTGGCTCTCTCACTACTGGGCGACCAACTGCGACCACGGCGAAATGGTCTGGTGCGACAGACTGTCTAACCGTGGTTCCGAGTGGATACATCACAACAAGCAACAGCAAGAAAACTTCAACGCAAAGGCGTATCTGGGCGACTACTTGTCTAAAACCTTCGAAAACATCGAAATCGGCGTAACTGAACAGTTCAACGAAGTCACCGACCTTGAGGGCGCGCAAATCGGCGCGAAAAAAGACGGTTCTCCGCTGTATGACTACGAACAGTGCGGAATCTGGAAGATGGCTCTCTACTGGGCGACTGGTCGCCAATTCTGGGACTGCTCGCACGGTCTCAAAGAACCTAATCCCGACTGCCTACAGGACGTTCCCGGTCTCGGGGAAACGAAACTCGAACGGCTCCAAGATGCCGGAATACACACACTGTCGCATATCCGTCTCGCTTCGCGTGACGACCTCGAAGAAATCGACGGTCTCGGGGCTTCGCTCGTCTCGGACCTGCTCCATTTCGCCGGGGAACCCTCGGACTTCGACCTCGGACGCTGGACGTTCAAAGGTGCGGCAAGCTACGAACAGATACCGCTTCACGTCGTCCAAAATGCAACTGTGTTAGGTGTGCCTCCGTTATCCTCCGAAGGGGCGACATCCTGA